The Anopheles moucheti chromosome 3, idAnoMoucSN_F20_07, whole genome shotgun sequence genome contains the following window.
GAAGTGTCGCGTTCGCTTCCTGTTTTGGAGACCCGACGGCAGCAGACAGCGGTGGTCGCAACAAGCGGAGCACTAATGGAAAGATGGCCGGAAAATGGCCCACCCTTTCGGTGCTGATTGCGGGCTGGTAAGATTGCTTTATTATCGGTTTGAAGGCTTGCCAAGACTTTCGGTCTTTAAGTCGCACTGATGGAGTGGCCGGTTCCCCGACATTATTGCGGTTCCTCCCTCTCGGGCGGCATGTTTCCAGCCATTTCCGAATCTTGGGCTCTCAGAGCGAGTGGAGgtgccagaaaaaaaaaggagcagTGTGTTTTCGGATGGCAAAATGAACAGAAATTGCCGGGACATTGGTGTGGCGGGATTGGAATTTGATTCCCGGGGAAAACGATACGATCGCCAACGTTTGGTGtggtcgtcgtcatcgttaGGTCGGTCGGAAAATGGGCTTTTCCGTAACGTTTTCCCCCCGGGCTCCAGGGATATGGCCATGGCGAGCCTCAGGGCAGGTGATTAGAGCAATGGTAGGATCGTCGACTAAAAGCTTCAAGAGATTGAGGCATTTTGAAGGATTGGCTCCGGGTCGAGATTAACGTTGAGCCGTTCGGTTGAATGTGGAATGTCAATAATTACGTGCCATGGAAAGCACGGAGCCCTAGAATGCCCAATTTGATGATCCGAGCTGAGATTGATTGGTGGATGGTATGGTCTGCTCGGTTACATGAGCGCTGCAACGTATTTGCAGTCCAAAACTGTACACCAGATTGCATTCGAAATCAATATGTATTTGCAGCCATATTGCAGCCGTGGGAGTGGATTTTCTCGACCACTGCTGAGGGAGGAGGTAAGAGCACAAGGCATTGAGAGCAGACTAATCAACGCGAAAATGTAATCACATACCCAGCAGGAGAAAACAAAGCGATATGGCTCGGTGCTTACACGGGAGCTATGCCATACATTTATGCTTACAAAAATACATGAATAAATACAACGAGAGTCCGAAGCGCAGTTGCACGCACGGTTTGCTAACAAAGAATGCTTTTTCGGGTTGTGTGCATCCGGTTTTGCGCTCCAGACAACCGAACCGTTATCGTACGGTTTTGTTACAGTGCGGTCGAAAAATAGGGATGATTGGTTTGTAGGGATAGTATAACGATAATATTGCATGGGTTGTAATTTaagtaaaacattaaaaaacgtCAACGGAAACTTCAACGCGCTGTTGGTTGCATACATGTAGGCGCTATTGGTTGCATACATGCAGGCGTATAAACTGTGTTAGGATCAACTCACATACCATAAACATGGTAATGACATATTTCGTTACGCACTGTGAATTGTGTACCGTACGTACCAACGAAAGCAAGCTAAAGAAAGAGCTTAATATTGCATTGCCCACTGTCGAGCATTGgaccgttttgtgtgtgtgtgagcgtaATGCAACTGCTCGAAAGTTAAATATTCCGAGTAAAAAAGGGATCTATcattgggtggaaaatttccAGCAAACGATTTCCCACTGTCCGTCCCAGTTCTTCCGCTCCGGTTGGAAATTTATGCTCCACCCCATGCCATTCATGCTGCATATGCGTTGCGTTTGCCGTTGTTGAACAGCGCTCGATGCACATTACCTCCATTATCGGTTCACGATGGCGTACGAAGTGGTGTGGTCGAGTGTTTGAACTCCCGTCCCACCCCAAacggtacaaaacaaaactgccgGTACAAACGACCATCACACGAGCATAGAAAGGAGTGCCGCCACCTCCACATGGCCATGCCCATTTATCGAATATTCACAACCGGTTTGGCAGGCACTCGTTGTGCAGTTTCATCGCTTCATTGTTCGCTGTTTCGCACATTTCGCCCAGTCGCTAGTGGAATGGCGCCGGCGAGAGCGTGCGAGTGACcgagagagaaaacaaacgacGGACAAAGAAACGTCCGAATGCACACACAATCGATTCGCAACAAAGGATCTGTTTCCGTGGCGTTTcgtgggggagggggaggaaaACGTGCAGAATTTAAGGGTTTGACCATGTCCATTCGGTCGAATCCACTTTTAAACGGCGTTTCCTTTAATAGGGTAGGTATGTTTCTTGAAacttttgacaaaaaaaaacgacacataCACGGCAGGGTTCAAACAATTCCTTTCTCCCAATTGTTTGTCAATCGTAATTAGCAGGCAGGCGATCTGCGAACGACATGGTCATTTCCGATTACGTTCATGTTGGATCAGCCTTCAGCAGCATTTTGTACCTTTAGGGCCGCCGGCTTAGGGTGGGTAGAACGAATCTTTAACTACTACATTGCTCGATCGATGACGACGATTTCATCGATGCGTTCCTGGTTGCGGGTTGCCACGGCTTAGGCTTCAACCTTCCCTACAGCGTGAGTCTGCCACGCCGACCGAAGAACACGACCACGAAAGGGCACACGGGTTGGGTAGGAAATCATATCGGAAGCGACGGTACTGAATATTCATGAGCGATTCGGAACGGAGATTATTTGATCGatcattgtttcgttgtttcgttCGCCGAGAAAGTGTAAATGTGTGGGTGATGTGTACCGGGGGAACCTGCAACCAAACACAGCCATGAGGATTTTGCACAAAATGTGTGTTCGCCTTGAGGCACATCAAATGGGTGAggtgtatggtttttttttgaggttCTTCCACACGAGCGAAAACTCGATGGAAAGCTCTGAGAGCTTTCCGACCTCCATCTACCCATCCAGCTCTACAATCTGCTACGCGTGTGTGATGGTACGCGTACACCCATAACGGGCGTGTTCACACGAACAAAGTtgctattttgtttgtttgtgtggcttTGTGCGTGcgtcgatgtgtgtgtgtgtgtgtcgatgTGAGCTGCGAGAGAAAACCCCGGAAAAATAAGAAACTATACTCCCAGCAGCGGGTTCGTTCCAAAAGGTTAGCGAAGCATTTCGATTAAGCACGCAAACATGAGCACGGGAAGAACAGTAGGCAACTTTGGCAGGTTCGGTTGGGAACATGTTGAACCATGTGTAGCAGCCAGCGTCCATTGTTCGACAAAATAATGCTAACAGCGAGGTGAGCCTCCGGTGTGCGTTGATCCAATGTAAAAACATGATCGTAGGGTGTACAGGTGAGTGGTTACGCTGCAAATTAAATAATCCATCTATCTACGTCTGGGCAAGCACCAGGAGGTATACATGGTTGAAGCGCATGGTTTGACTTTCAAACAGTTCGTGGAAAATATACGAggcaaattaattcaattattaGGGATGGAAAGTTTGGCCATgtccgatggagacgcctggtgttttatAATGCACGATCATGTTTATCATAAAACATGGCCGCAATATTATcgtaaataattatttgagAGAAAAGGTAGGGAAGGTATTAGATAAATACACCAAAATGTTCCTTTTCAATGTTCACACTCCCCTAAAACCAGCTCTATTGCTCAAATGCGATTGGTGCCATGACCAGGATAACCGTAAAAGCATTTTGCTCATGAACCCAATCGATAATCAAACCCAAACGCTTGCTGTTCAGCTCGCGCCCACTATCAATTAGCACATGCGACAAACGTATTgccaataaaagaaaacactccgGCGCTCATTAATTGAAGCGCGCGAACAAAACGTCCGAAGCAAGGGGCGGTACAACCACTGGAAAGCTTTCCAAAGAAGCATAATTAATGAAACATTAGTGCTCGAAAACGATAAATTTGTGTGCTCAATGATTTATACAGCAAAACCAACCACGCGCGAGCACGGTCGCGAGGTGGTACGGTCAGGGTCGTGATTCCGTGCCCGAATCACGTACATGTGCACTGCTTGCCCAATATGTGTCACACAGCCCGTTATGCGCACGTATGACTTTTCCACCCAACTATTAGTTGCACGAGCGAGGAAACAAATGGCAGGCAAATGGGCAGGGATGGGGGTGCGTGTGGACGCTAACtaaaagccaaacaaaactTGCCATGTGATGTCACATGGGTGCGTTTGTGCTATTATTTATTGATGCCATTAAAAGCGCCTGGCTGCAAACTACAAAGTTGCATTTCTGTtactactgttgctgctgtttatcGTGCTCCGAGCGCACAACGACTGCAATCGATCGACCTCGATACAACGGGGAATTATTCACGAATTCCACACCCACACCCGATGGTTCGGCCGTTAAGGCACTGGTGGGTGTTGGCCCACGACTCAGCCACATTACTCTGCTCGCTCTCACGGGGGCCACGGGCAACGGGAGATCGAGGGAGCAGTTCAAATTGTTGCACCATGCACGAACGTGAGCCAACGAGTTTGGCAGCTAATTtcataaataaagtaaatttgTTTGATGAGTTTTTGCCAAACACGGCACAAACAATCGACCGCATGCTACTGTTTGGTCGTTCGATGATGAGCTGATGTgaattggttttgtttatgttgttaAAATGGCACCCTTACGGTGTGGGGCGGTGCGGTGTTAGCCATCTGGTAGAAGTGACAGGAAGTCGTGTCAAGCTGGTCACGTATGCGTCAACAGGCCGCGCGACATGTAGTACACATTCCTATAACTCAGGCCGGCCTTGCAGTGGGTACGATTTGTTGCAGCTGACGCCAATGTTGGAATGCTCAGCTGTAGTGGTTTTAATGAGAGACTCAGGATACGAGCTTCCAGCGTTGGGCGAATGTGGTGGCGATGGGTGCAAAGTTAAGCTTCATAACAACATCGAGTTGTACTGCTTAACATGTTCTGCACCCAATCCCACTCCAATACAAAAATCCCAATGAACAGGTAGGAAATATAGTAAAGCATATTTGTCCAAAGCTTCCAGCAAGGTAGTCAACCCTTCATTAAATTCTACCATTATCAACATTACAGCGCAATGAAAAATTGTGTCCCCAACAAAGAAGTGCTATCGAAATTAAAAACCAGCCATCAAAACGAACGTTTCCACTCGTCAAAAGCAGATGACTGCTAGCGAGTGATTCATTTCGCGTAAAAcagaaccgaaaaaaaagcatcctccttgaTTCTTCCACGCTTGTGAGCAGTTTTGACTGACACGATGAGCAGCgcaacgaaaaaacaacactcctTAAAACCACTTCCGTGTGCATCGCGACGGAAGTAAGGCTTACagagtgaaaacaaaaacacgaaaaaaatggCAGCAGCTAGTGCAAGATTGTGGTGTCTCTATACTACTCACTCACCGTACAGCTCGGCGACGAATTGCTGATGGTCATCGTGGTGTGTTGCCGTGCGTTGACCGAACCATTCCACTCGATGGTCATATTTATCGCCTTCATCCGCTGTGGTGAGATGGTGTTCTTTATCATCGCGCTGCCATTTCACGGCGTCGTCCGGTTGCCTGGCCGCGGTCAACTTCCGGCAACCGGCGTTGTAATCCGAAACGCTTGCACTCGCATGGTGACGGATGCGGTTGTCATCGTGATCGGCACGATTGATTTCTGGTGCTGGGCGGTGGTCCGCACATTCGTTATGTTTTCCATTGTCATCGTACGATGCGACGGTGCAGGACGATGTGGACGCCTGCCGTCGCACACGAGCCGCATTATCTCGATCCGAATCCGACGCTAACGAAGGTATTGATTCCTCCATGGTGAAGGTGGCGGTGCTGGTGCTGCCGGATCGGGAATGAGATTTTCGTTTCGTGGCCGCCTCGAGTACGATTCTGGGAGTTTTCGAAGATGACTGCTTGGGATCGACGGTTCGTCGACCGGTGTGATGATCTTTCGAGAGTGTCCCAAGGGAGAGTAGTGATTGGATGGGACTTGCAACGCTAGCATTCGTGGCGCTAGTATCGCACTCTGAAGACTGCACGGTTGATGCATAATTATGCAGCGATGGATGACGGTGACGACGTGCGCTGCTGGTATCGTCCACTATCAGCGCATCGGATGGTTCGTCCAGATATTCTATCTGCTTGACCGAAAGAGTGTGAATGTGGCTGAGCTCGTTTTTCACCTTCCGCAAGTGCAAGGTCTGAGTGTCCAAGAACAGctgaaaatataaaatcaaaTTGATGAAAAGCGTTTTTATAAATGTTGAACAAAATTAAGAGGATTTCGTTACAGCTTTTCACCAGCGCTCCAAAGTAATGCTACTtcgagcaaaaagaaaatcaaagcTTTATTCATTCGTATTTGTCATTATCTCAGGTGTTAACTTCAGTACGATTGAAAACCACAAAGACACTTGCGACGAAAAGACTCGGCTGAACAGAATACTTGTCGAGAATGATTGTCGTCGTTCTCCGAAAAACTTGACACTAGAAATATTGCCATTCCAAGAAAGTTCCAAATTCCCCTAACGAAGAAGATGACAATCTCGCCTGTCACAAAAGTTGTATCCATCATTACTATTGAGGAAATGGTGCTTAGATGACAGCGTTGTTGAAACCTGGAAAACTAGTACGTAACAAAGCTTTGAAAACGGTGTGTTGTTGCAAAAAGCTTTGCAAGAATTTAGCCATTTTTGAAAAGCAATTCGCCGTGAAGTATGCAGCCGTTACCACCGTTGTGccgttttaatgttttttttttataatataaatCTATAATTTTCACAATAAGAGCTCAGCAAAATTGAAGTGCAATTTGAAAATTACTCTTTATAAAGCGAACACGTTCCCAGAGCAACTGCCATGCTTACCTCCAGTTTCTTATTTTCCAGCTGGGCCACCATTAGTTGCTTTTCCAGTTCGCTCCGCTGTTGTTCCACCCGCTTCAACTTGCTTTGCGTTTCCTTGAGGTTACGTTTCAGGTCGTTAATCAGCACCAGCTCGACGTTTTTCTCATCGACCGCGAGCTTTAATTTCGTAATATCTTGCTCCATGCTATCGTACCGTGCTTTTATCGTTTCGCCCATCCGTTGCTCACGGTGCGCATCCACCCGCAGCTGATTCTGCCGGAGAGGAAATAAGAACAAAGCAAGCTTTCCGATGAAATGGCTCAGTTTCTCAACCTCCTCCCAGTAGGTGTTTTCTTTGCCTCTCGTGTCCAAGGCGAaggcgaaataaaaatatacacacaaacGTCAAGCTTTGACAACCGAGCGATAGGTTAGTAATTAAAAGGAAGTGATAATTATTCTACGCGTTTCCGTTTGCCCCCCGTTTATCCGACACACACAGTCGTACAAATGCCGAACGATAACGAACCCGAGAACGATCGACAATACTGTCGGCAGATGGGCGAATGGGATCCGACCATGGGTCAGGGCGCTTTGCTGTGCCCAAAAGGGATTTGAGAAATGTGCCTGATAGGGGGTGATTAACGTGTGGAAATGAAACAGTTCCGGGAAGGCTCATTCCGCACGTACGCATTACCACCACCATAATCAccaccactcacacacacacacacacgcacgtatCTTCATTACGACCCACACATGGAAGGTTTGCCATACGCAAAAGGGGGAGATTAGTGCGCTTAGGCCTATCGTGTGCAAGAAATTTATCGCCATCTGGCGTCTTATTGACAACAGCGCCATGGCGGCCCCGGAAATATGTTACTGACTCAGCATCTCCCCGCCATCGCCACCAGGATCGGGATTAACCCGGGAAAAGGGTGTATGTGCGAAATGTATCCACAAACAGAATTACCTCACCTTCTCACCCTCGATAAAGCGCGCACTGCGTCACTGTGTTGTATGTCGGCGCGTATCAATGAAAAGCAATGAGGCTGGAATGTTTGGGAAGTCTCTGGATCGTCCGGGTCCGGTTGCTGATCTTTCTTATTTGACAACGTAATTGCGTGACCGTCGGCCTTTCGGCACGTGTCCTCTCCGTATCCGGCCCGTAGCACGTGGCAGGTGGCCGATGGAAAGTGTTACGGGCTGTGGCTGAGTAATTACTACAATCAATCAATGTGTGTTTTATCAGTCGAACGTGAACCGCAGGGGTTACCGGTGCGCGTTACCGTCGAATGTGGTCGATGTCAACGAGCGCACTAACAAGTGCcatgtatgtgcgtgtgtgtgaacaAATTGTCTCCTGGCTGTTGTTTTCTTAGAGGTTGTACTGAATGCTATCAGTCTACCCAGCTGGTAAAGGTGGTGTGCTGTAGGAAGAAATGGTCCGGAAGAGAACATACCGCAAGACAATTGCTGCACAACTGCAAAATGATCAATGTGTGCTCTGGGTTGGCTGCGTATGGCATCGACATTTCCGCATCTACGGAAAAAGCAAGTGTTGGCGCTCTGTAACCAGAGGGTGGTGGTTAGAGCGATTGAACAACCATGAGGTCGCATTGTCGAACAGGTTCCTATTGTCGATCTGTAATGAGTACTGCACCGTCAGTTAGATTTTGGATACAAGAGACCGTTACCATACCACAACCGGAAACAGTGG
Protein-coding sequences here:
- the LOC128303680 gene encoding uncharacterized protein LOC128303680, whose product is MNSNYVKKCTEVLLNIPAHKPAATNIAAAGVVVAHTDPSYSIPPPQQPQSKTDPNDNRASKKAPQRGRTAAGGGVGAGKRPIWRHPGAGPVTGFARSVERTTNEHKFVRPCCPARRADTSHPGRDRVDCRWEEQVGQSPPTNVPLTPATGDMIADPIQEGRGDADNVNHPDGIGQTNVETPSTRVGGAPAGRNRPPEECQDRQPVSWSGILSKASSRPAVSERKDDTNCVRDSPECPNCQLLQRNWQDERHRHAQESAQLTEQINYLQNQLRVDAHREQRMGETIKARYDSMEQDITKLKLAVDEKNVELVLINDLKRNLKETQSKLKRVEQQRSELEKQLMVAQLENKKLELFLDTQTLHLRKVKNELSHIHTLSVKQIEYLDEPSDALIVDDTSSARRHRHPSLHNYASTVQSSECDTSATNASVASPIQSLLSLGTLSKDHHTGRRTVDPKQSSSKTPRIVLEAATKRKSHSRSGSTSTATFTMEESIPSLASDSDRDNAARVRRQASTSSCTVASYDDNGKHNECADHRPAPEINRADHDDNRIRHHASASVSDYNAGCRKLTAARQPDDAVKWQRDDKEHHLTTADEGDKYDHRVEWFGQRTATHHDDHQQFVAELYGNITLPVSPRPFQHNLSIAQLSEDDPDGSLTSAALS